A window of Punica granatum isolate Tunisia-2019 chromosome 8, ASM765513v2, whole genome shotgun sequence genomic DNA:
AGTGGTACatttgttgttgaattgagtgGGGTGAACTTTCACTACGTGCTGTATTTGTGGATTAAGTTTCTTCTTAACGTGTTAATGTGCTGTTTATGATTTGTTTTTGCCCCTTGTAGTTTTACTCTTGATATAATTTGAAGTGAAAATATATgcctatttttttcccttctgaGTGGTTTTCGTCGAGACAAGGACTCGCTTGTTTGCAATATAGGGTCTAAGTTGCTCaagaatttgatttagttagtAGTCTTATCTTTTCTGGTTCAAAATATTTGCAGGTAAACAAGCATACTATCGTCCTTATGCAGCCTTCTCCGAACAGGGCGAGCAGAACATTTATGGACTATGAGTCAGTAAGCCAAGCTATTGATGGTATGTTTAACAAATTATTGGCCCTTGCTTATTATGTTAAATAGTAATAATCATGGGCATGTTCTGTGGAATGTAACAGCTGGATTTTGTTTGTTCGGATGTACAGGTATATGTGGACTTTATGAAAGAAAGCTTAAAGAGTTAAATCCAGCAATCAGAAACATCACTTATGATATCTCAGATCTTTACAACTTCATTGACGGTCTTGCGGACTTGAGCGCTTTAGTGTGTGTCTCTCATTATTTTGTGCTTCTACCTTGTTTCCTTTTCTCCTGCATCATTTTAGCACATGGAGTGCATCTCTTTGCTTATGCGTATCTAATTGCATATAGATATGCATATGCAGATTTGTAGATATATTATATCTGTCAGACTTGGCTTGTTTTATTGGTCGTATTGCACTTCATTCATTCCTGCATTATCACTTGAAATAAGATGACAAATTTCTTCATAGTTCTTATGGTAGTTATTTGCTTTCATATGTTACTTCTTGTCCTTATATACAACCCAACATTCAACTCAGATGTTTTCAGTTatgaaatgatttccttaGAAGAGAACTGATTCGCACCAAAACGGGGGTCTTTGTTGCAGATACAGTCCTTCAGTTCAGGCTTATTTGCCCTACGACAGGGAGTGGATCAAAGGCCGCACATATCAACACCTAAAGAAAATGGCAGGGTGACTAATGGGACAGTCGGGTTTTCTGTGTGCAACCCCTAGTTTGGATCCGGTTTGTGTATCAATTAGATTGGAATGCTAGAAAGTAATAGAATTGTTTTAAGGCACTGTGAGTGCCGCAATGGGTATGAAGTGCAATGAAGGCAGAAGATCTGAGTTACCAGAGATTTGTGTCACTTGAGATGCAACAATTTCAGCTTCATTCTGCAATATATACTTAACCAGAGAAAATATCATTGAGAATTCACTTGAACGAACTGTTTGTGTACATGGAAGTGAAATTAGGAGTTCGATTTTTTGTAGTCCGGCATAATAACTCTTTTTACATCCTATTCGTCGTGTTTCATTTGCCTTTTTTCCTACTCAGGGTGGGAGAATCGCTGCTGGTCATTCCCCATCATTTGAGAAGGTCGGAGGCCTTAGAGGGTGCCGGCAACCATGATCGGTGGAACGGCGGTCGTTGGGTGCCCCTACCCTCACATTGTTCTTTCATTCTTCTCTTCGAACTTTGATTTTTCACTGATCTGGACTGGAGGTGCATTTGCTATTGGGGAAAACCGATTGAGGTTGCAAGTGGCCTTTCGACAAGCTTAACTTATGAGGGTTTGCCTATGGAGGTGCCCATCAATAAATGAGCAAGGAAACAGATAAAAATATAGTATAAGAGAGAGAATGATGCGAGTGTGGGGCGACTGCGAGTCGGCCACCAGTCTAGCAAATGAGGCCGTCGGCAACCTTGGCCAGTGGGGCGGCTGGCCACCACTCCTTGAT
This region includes:
- the LOC116189487 gene encoding enhancer of rudimentary homolog isoform X1, which codes for MVNKHTIVLMQPSPNRASRTFMDYESVSQAIDGICGLYERKLKELNPAIRNITYDISDLYNFIDGLADLSALVYSPSVQAYLPYDREWIKGRTYQHLKKMAG
- the LOC116189487 gene encoding enhancer of rudimentary homolog isoform X2 is translated as MVNKHTIVLMQPSPNRASRTFMDYESVSQAIDGICGLYERKLKELNPAIRNITYDISDLYNFIDGLADLSALVPSVQAYLPYDREWIKGRTYQHLKKMAG